One Companilactobacillus farciminis KCTC 3681 = DSM 20184 genomic window, GAACATCAAACTATTAAATTAAAAAATCATAAATATTCCCTTCAAGATGGCTGTTTTCAATTAGTCGATCAAGACAATCCTTATCAATTAACCGCAAGTGAAGAAAAGATGATCGATTATTTGATGAAACAGTTCTCAGCATCAGAGAAATTGCAGCGTCACATTAATTATTTGGTTGATAATGGCTCAATGTACCTGAAATACAACGGCAATCTCTTATTGCACGGTTGCGTTCCTGTCGATAGTGAAGGTAAATTGTTGAGCTTAGAAATTCATAATCATAGGTATTTTGGCCATGCTTTGTTTGATTATTTTGATGGAATCATTCGTCAAGCTTTGAAAAATCAGCAATCTAACCAAAATGTCGACATGATTTGGTATTTGTGGACGGGGAAATTGTCGCCTTTGTTTGGAAAGAATCAGATGACAACGTTTGAACGCTATTTTATTGCTGACAAGCAGACCCATTTGGAAGTTTTGAATCCTTATTATTCTTTGCGGCAAGAGGAGTGGTTTGCAGATAAATTATTGCAAGATTTTGGATTAGTAAACGGTCATATCGTCAATGGTCATACGCCGGTCAAAGTTGGAGAATCGCCGATTATGGCTAATGGAAAGATATTTGTGATTGATGGCGGGATGTCGAAACCCTATCACAAGACAACTGGAATTGGTGGATATACCTTACTTTCGAATTCTTACGGTTTGCAATTAGTGACGCATGAACCTTTTACAACTAGAGACAAAGCTATTAAGGAAATGACCGATGTTGTTTCCACCAAGAGAGTGATTGAACAAGCTGTTAGTCGAAAAAGAGTCGCTCAAACTGATGTTGGAGAGAAATTAAAGCAACAGAGAAAAGAATTACTTGAACAATTGGCACGAATTAAGTAACCGATTACAAAAACTTTGCTACAATAGATTATGAAATTAATTAAAAATCGAGGGAAAAATTCATGCCAAAATATTTAGTATTTATGGATCTTGATGGAACGCTTTTAGCGAGTGATCATAAGCATATTTCTCCACGAACTAAAGAAACGATTGAGAGTCTACAACAAAAGGGAGTAATTTTTTACATTGCAACGGGGCGGATGTACGAGTTAGCTAAAATTACGCAAAGATTGTTGAATCCTGATGTAAGAATGATAACGTCTAATGGAGCCGTCTTTGATGGTGCTAATGGTCGAGAAGTTACTAAGTTGGGTGTAGAAGCAGTAGATTTGGCCTACAAAGTGACAGTAAAATATCAACTGCCAATGATGCTCTTTACACCAGAGAAAGCTTATTTCACTAGAAAAATTCCTGATTTTATTGCTCAAAATGCTGGTAATTTTGATGAAGATTTTGGCTATGAGGAAGTTGAAAGTTTTTCAGAATTAAAACCCGTTATGAAAGATATTACTAATGGGGTAGTTTTGAGTCGAGGAGATATGTCAGAGCTCAACACTGTTCGAGATGAGTTGATCGACAGTCATTTAATGGAAATGTCTTCTTCTAGTCCAGACAACTTAGAAATGATCCCACTGCAGACGGATAAAGGAACTGCCGTCAAGAGAATTCAACAGGAGTGGGGTATTGATTATGACCATACTTTCGTTTTTGGCGATGGAATGAATGATGTTGGGATGATGAAAGAAGCTAAATATTCAGTCGCAATGGGCAACGGTTTACCGGAAGTCAAAAAGACCGCTAATTTTGTGACCGAGACTAATGCTAAAGATGGTTTGGCTAAGTTCTTAGAGGATTATTTTGCAAAAGAAAAATAAAAAACAGGTTTGATTTCGAATGGGAAAATCAAACCTGTTTTTTTGGTATCAAATTAATTTAGTTGTTGACGAATCCGTTTTTCTTCACCAACGGCAATTACAGCTAAGACGATGATACTCAAGACGACTGCTAAATAGAAGACGATGAAAGTATCATTCCAACCGTGAAGATTCATACCAAGGATTGAGAGGCCATTTTGTTTAGGATCAGCGATAGCCGCAAAACCAACTTGTGCCATTAAATCACCGAAGATATAAGCAAAAGTACCAGTCAATCCGTCGGAAACATTCAATGCATTCTTAGGTACGAAGCTGATAACGGAAACTCCAATCAATAGTTGTGGTCCATAAATCAACATTCCTAAGAAGAATAATGAAGTATTGATCATCATAGGTGTCGTTCCATAACGATAGCCCAGAACAACAAAGGCTGTTAAAGCCAAACAGATGATTGAAACAACAGCCCGACGACCTTTCAAAAGATCTGAGAACCAGCCCCAAACAACGCTACCAATAATTCCACCTAGTTGGAAGAGCAATAAGGTATTGGCACCTTGTGCGACTGTAAAGTGGAGTTGTTGAACCGTGTACAAAGGAGCCCAGTTGACGATCCCGATTCTGACAACGTAAACGAAGACGTTAGCGATACATAGTAGCCAAACCCAAGGACTCTTCATAACAAAGGTCTTAAAGATGGTCCACTTACTCATCTTAGAAGCAGACTGGTCAGCTTTAGAGACATTTTCGCCAAAGATGACTTCACTAGGGTCCCAACCTAGTTCTTGTGGATCATCGGCACCGAAGAACAATCCCCAGAAACCGACAATCAAACCAATAATAGCAGGAAAAATAAACATACCACCGACGTTTCCGCCAAAGAGGTGGTTAGCACCCCAAAGAGCAATGACACCAGCAACGGCACCACCGAACTCGTGAGAAATATTCCAAATTCCGATGTAGCGACCACGAGTAGTAGTTGTTGTCCAACGTGAAATCGTAGATAGAGAAGCTGAACCACCGGGTGATTGGAAAATACCGTTCAATGACCAGAGGACTAAGATCAATCCGACTGGAGCGTGATCCATCAATAATGCAACCCCAATGATCAAGGTCATGATTGCGGCGAGAATCAAAAGAAATGACATGAATTTCTTAGTGTTCTTGCCATCAACGACGTAGCCTAAGACGGTTTTGCCAATCCCATAAGCTAGTGAGAATCCGTAACCAATCCAACCTAAAGCAGTTGTAGAAATCCCATCTTTAACTAATAGAGGTTGTGCTGCGGAAAGATTATTCCGAATCAAATACATACAGAAATAAACGAAGAAAACGACCAAAAATGACTTTAAAAATTCACGAAACCAACGGTTCTTTTGTTCGTCAATTGATAAACCCAATTTTTGAGGACGTTTCAGGTCAAAATAATGTAACATAAAAATCCCTCCCCAATAAAAATAAAATTATTTATGACCAAATCGATTATAACGCAATGTAAACGAATCAACGCTGTAATCACGGTTATTCTAGTCTATCGAACCGGTTCCACATCAAATCTCATATACAAAATTATAAAACTTGATATTTATAAAAATATATCAATAATATAATTAAATTATATAAAAACCATTTACATTCAATTGTAAGCGTACTAAACTCAAAGTGTGGTCTTCTTTGTTCATTTAGAAATTATTCGAATTTGACCATGATTTTGTTATAGGGGGAGATAGAATGCAAGTCTATAAAAGACTGAATAGAACGCTTCTTTGGGTTCTAGTAATTGCCTTTTCTATTTTGATTGCAGGTGGATTTTTGATTTTCAAAAACGAAGCACCTAGGCCTTCAAAAATGGTAGACGAATCAGGAACTACTATCGTCACCAAGAAGCAATTGCTTTCTGGACAAGCGGTCTATGAGAAATATGGATTAACTGACTACGGATCCTATTTAGGAAACGGAACTTATTTTGGTCCCGATTACACAGCACAATCTTTGCACGTTTATATTCAGGGGATGCAAAATTATTATGCTCAAAAACAATACAAAACTGATTTCAAAGATTTAAGTGTTGAAAAACAGTCAGGAATTAAAGGAAAAGTAAAACACGAGATTCGTAAAAATCGCTACAATAGTAAAACGGATCAATTAGTTTTGACTACTGCACAAGTGGCAGGCTTGAATCATTTGACGAAGCACTACCGCCATGAGTTTAGAAACAATCCTCACGAAGCAGGTTTACCGGAGAACATGATTCACAACAATACTGATGATTTCATGCAAAACGGTGATAAAATTGACCAATTG contains:
- the uhpT gene encoding hexose-6-phosphate:phosphate antiporter, with product MLHYFDLKRPQKLGLSIDEQKNRWFREFLKSFLVVFFVYFCMYLIRNNLSAAQPLLVKDGISTTALGWIGYGFSLAYGIGKTVLGYVVDGKNTKKFMSFLLILAAIMTLIIGVALLMDHAPVGLILVLWSLNGIFQSPGGSASLSTISRWTTTTTRGRYIGIWNISHEFGGAVAGVIALWGANHLFGGNVGGMFIFPAIIGLIVGFWGLFFGADDPQELGWDPSEVIFGENVSKADQSASKMSKWTIFKTFVMKSPWVWLLCIANVFVYVVRIGIVNWAPLYTVQQLHFTVAQGANTLLLFQLGGIIGSVVWGWFSDLLKGRRAVVSIICLALTAFVVLGYRYGTTPMMINTSLFFLGMLIYGPQLLIGVSVISFVPKNALNVSDGLTGTFAYIFGDLMAQVGFAAIADPKQNGLSILGMNLHGWNDTFIVFYLAVVLSIIVLAVIAVGEEKRIRQQLN
- a CDS encoding HAD family hydrolase; this encodes MPKYLVFMDLDGTLLASDHKHISPRTKETIESLQQKGVIFYIATGRMYELAKITQRLLNPDVRMITSNGAVFDGANGREVTKLGVEAVDLAYKVTVKYQLPMMLFTPEKAYFTRKIPDFIAQNAGNFDEDFGYEEVESFSELKPVMKDITNGVVLSRGDMSELNTVRDELIDSHLMEMSSSSPDNLEMIPLQTDKGTAVKRIQQEWGIDYDHTFVFGDGMNDVGMMKEAKYSVAMGNGLPEVKKTANFVTETNAKDGLAKFLEDYFAKEK